CGCAGATCGAACGATTCGAAGCGAACGTCGAGAGCTACATGAACATGCTCGACAACTTGACCGACCACGACTTGAACCTCGAGAAGATCCCGTTCGTCATGCAGTACAACAAGCGGGATCTCCCTCGCGTGGTCGCGGTGGACGATTTGGAGCGCGAGCTGAACCCCAGGAAAGCCCCCTACTTCGAGGCGGTCGCGCTGCGGGGAACCGGGGTCTTCGACACGCTCAAGGTGGCCTGCAAGCTCGTCCTGAAGACGCTCGGGTAAGCGCGATCGTGCGGGGCCTCGCTGTCCTGCTCGCGACGGGGTTCGGGCTGGGCTATCTCCCCCTCGCTCCCGCCACGTGGGCGTCCGCAGCCACGACCCTGCTCCTGTTCGCGACCTTGCCCCGGCTCGCGTTCCCGGCGTTTCTCGCGCTCACTCTCGGGATGATCGGACTCGCGCTTCTCGTGAGCGGCCCCGCGGAGCGCTCCCTCGGACACGACGCGCATCCGATCGTTGTGGACGAGGTCGCGGGGATGTTCGTCACGGTCTGTGGCGTGCCCGCGATCGGCCACGCGCATCCTTCCCACGCGATCACGCTCGGGCTTGGGTTCGTGCTCTTCCGCTTCTTCGACATCTGGAAACCGGCGCCGGTGGGGCGGGCGCAGAGTCTCCCGGGCGCATTCGGCGTCGTGACGGACGATGTTCTCGCCGGCATCTACGCCAACTTCGTGCTCCAGATTTTCGCGCGGGCTTGGCCGTAGGCCCACCCCGCCTCCTTTCGGAGAACCGGCATGGTCACCGAGATCATCACCATAGGAAGCGAGCTTTTACGAGGACTGGTCCGGAACACCAATATCGACCTGATCTCGGGGCTGCTCGCGGAGGCGGGCCTCAAGCCCACCTACCATACGACGGTGGGCGACGAGGCCGAGTTCATCGCGGAGGCGTTCCGAACCGCGGTCCACCGCGCCGAGACGGTGATCACGACCGGCGGGCTCGGCCCGACCTCCGACGACATCACCCGCAAGGTGATCGCGACCGTCTTCCGCCGGCGGCTCATCTTGGACCGGGAGGCGCTGGACGGGATCCGGGCGCGCTTCAAGGATCGCGGTCTGGAAATGCCACCGATCAACGAGGCCCAGGCTCTGATCCCCCGCGGAGCAAACGTGATCGCGAACTCCCGGGGTACGGCCCCCGGGCTTCACTTCACCCACGTGAAAACCGAGTGTTTCGCCCTCCCCGGCGTCCCGTCCGAGGCGGAGGAGATGCTCCGCGGCTACGTGATCCCGTTCTTGAAGAGAAGGAATCCCGGGCTCGTTTCGGCGATCCGGGTCGTTCGCACGATCGGAGTTTCGGAATCGGCTCTGGCCGAGAGGCTCCAGGGATTCGAGCGGGAGGAACCGGAGCTCAAGCTGGGCACCATCGCCAGGGCCTCGGGCGTGGATCTTCACCTGAGCGCGTCCTCCGTCGACGCGATGTGGCTCCAGGGAGTCCTGGACCGCGGCGAGCGAAAGCTCATCGGCCGCGCGGGCGCCTCGGTCTACGCGCTCGGGAGCGGGACCCTTTCCGAGGCGGTGGGGGAGGCGCTCCTCCAGCACGGTCTCACGATCGCGACCGCGGAGTCCTTCACGGGAGGGAGCGTCGGGGCCGCCCTGGTCGCGACCGCCGGGAGCTCCCGTTACTATCGTGGAGGCATCATCGCGTACTCGAACGAGTCGAAGGAGAAGCTCCTCGGCGTTTCCGCGGAGACGCTGCGGCGTTTCGGCGCGGTGAGCGCCGAGGTGGCGAGGGAGATGGCGCGGGGCGCCCGGGAACGGTTGGGCGCCGCGTGCTCCGTATCCACGACGGGGATTGCGGGGCCCGACGGAGGCACGGCGGAGAAGCCGGTCGGGCTCGCCTACATCGGATATTCCACGCCGGAGGGGGACCTGAGCGAGCGGTACGCATTCGGCGGCTCGCGCGCCGACATCGTCACCCGGGCCTCGTTCTTCGCGCTGGATCTCGTCCGGAGGAGCCTCCGGGCGGGAGTCCCATGGTCCGAACCTTCGTCGCGCTCTTGATCCCGAGCGCGTGGGCGGAGTATCTGGCCCAGGTGGAGCGCGATCTCGCCGGGCGCATGTCGGGGCTTTCGTGGGTGAAGCCGGAAAACGTGCACCTGACGATCCGGTTCCTGGGGGATCTCGGGGACTCGGGCGTCCGCCGAGCCGGCGATTCCGTCCGGCGGGGGGCCGAACCGCACGAGGCCTTTGTCGCCAAGCTGGGCGAATGGGGCGCCTTCCCCTCGCCGAATCGGCCCCGGGTCCTCTGGGCCGGCTTGCGGGATGGGGCCCCGGAGGCGATCGCGCTCGCGCGTTCGGTGAACCAGAGCCTTCAACGCGCAGGCTTCGGCCCGCCCGATAAGCCGTTTCGGCCCCACGTCACCCTGGCGCGAGTTCGCGAGCGGGCCCAGGGCGTCGAGGCGTTCCGCGAGTACGCGCCGCCGCCCGCTCCGGACGCGGCGGTTCTCGACGAGATCGTGGTGATGAAAAGTGACCTACATCCGACCGGAGCCCGCTATACTCCGCTCGTGGAGATTCGTCTTCGGAAACCGGGAGCCTAGCCGTCCGTACGCTCCCGTCCCGGCGCCCTTCCGAGCGCAGAATCGAATCCAAATTTCGCCCCGACCCGCACCGGCGTCCCGGAGTGACGCCTACAAACTCTCAGGGGGAGAATCGGAGATGGTCATGAATCCGGGAGTGAGGGAGATGTCCAAGGAACGCGCCAAAGCGCTCGAGCTCGCCGTGCAGCAGATCGAGCGCCAGTTCGGAAAGGGCGCGATCATGAAGCTGGGGGAGGAATCGGCCCGGGTCCAAGTGGATTCCATTGCCACCGGCTCGATCGC
This region of Candidatus Eisenbacteria bacterium genomic DNA includes:
- a CDS encoding phosphatidylglycerophosphatase A — protein: MRGLAVLLATGFGLGYLPLAPATWASAATTLLLFATLPRLAFPAFLALTLGMIGLALLVSGPAERSLGHDAHPIVVDEVAGMFVTVCGVPAIGHAHPSHAITLGLGFVLFRFFDIWKPAPVGRAQSLPGAFGVVTDDVLAGIYANFVLQIFARAWP
- the thpR gene encoding RNA 2',3'-cyclic phosphodiesterase, with translation MVRTFVALLIPSAWAEYLAQVERDLAGRMSGLSWVKPENVHLTIRFLGDLGDSGVRRAGDSVRRGAEPHEAFVAKLGEWGAFPSPNRPRVLWAGLRDGAPEAIALARSVNQSLQRAGFGPPDKPFRPHVTLARVRERAQGVEAFREYAPPPAPDAAVLDEIVVMKSDLHPTGARYTPLVEIRLRKPGA
- a CDS encoding competence/damage-inducible protein A, whose product is MVTEIITIGSELLRGLVRNTNIDLISGLLAEAGLKPTYHTTVGDEAEFIAEAFRTAVHRAETVITTGGLGPTSDDITRKVIATVFRRRLILDREALDGIRARFKDRGLEMPPINEAQALIPRGANVIANSRGTAPGLHFTHVKTECFALPGVPSEAEEMLRGYVIPFLKRRNPGLVSAIRVVRTIGVSESALAERLQGFEREEPELKLGTIARASGVDLHLSASSVDAMWLQGVLDRGERKLIGRAGASVYALGSGTLSEAVGEALLQHGLTIATAESFTGGSVGAALVATAGSSRYYRGGIIAYSNESKEKLLGVSAETLRRFGAVSAEVAREMARGARERLGAACSVSTTGIAGPDGGTAEKPVGLAYIGYSTPEGDLSERYAFGGSRADIVTRASFFALDLVRRSLRAGVPWSEPSSRS